The following proteins are co-located in the Penaeus vannamei isolate JL-2024 chromosome 34, ASM4276789v1, whole genome shotgun sequence genome:
- the LOC113819326 gene encoding uncharacterized protein: protein MEQLNKANACDTTSGSMSPRVTTTDASLEGSTVSSSVPDYALCSEDDSEEQLRENPECMLLLSPTIPRKVPAHKFSLTPKPKDALIKKYQAEVEDEIKMDLTTPHTSINIALDCPE from the exons ATGGAGCAGCTTAACAAGGCCAATGCATGTGACACGACCTCAGGCTCCATGTCACCTCGTGTCACAACTACGGATGCCAGTCTGGAGGGATCTACTGTTTCCTCGAGTGTGCCTGACTATGCCTTGTGTAGTGAG GATGATAGTGAAGAGCAATTGCGTGAAAACCCTGAATGCATGCTGTTACTTTCACCTACTATTCCTCGCAAGGTTCCTGCTCACA aGTTTTCTCTCACCCCTAAACCAAAAGATGCGCTAATAAAAAAGTATCAAGCAGAAG TGGAGGATGAGATAAAGATGGATTTAACAACACCACATACATCAATCAATATTGCTCTTGATTGTCCTGAGTGa